AGGCATCGTTCCTCAGCTACCTCAGGACCTGCCGGGCCCGGTAACCGCAACACCGCTTGGGCAGCCTTGTCGTTGGTGGTGGCTGAGGCGGACTTCCGTTCCCAGGCTCAGAACAGGAAGGCCATCAGCTGGATCGGGATCATGGCGATGACCGAGGCCGCCGAGACGGTGAGGGTCACCGACTTCAGTGCGCCGCGAGTGGTCTGCGGCAGCAGGGTCTGCAGGAGCCAGAAGGTGTTGCTGGTGGCGTGGATGACGAACAGCGAGCCCGCGCCCGCGGCCAGGGCGACGAAGACCGGGTCGATGCCCAGCATCGGCATCACCGGGCCCAGCACGCCGGCCGCGGTGATCGAGGCGAGCACCACCGAGCCGACGGCGATGTGCAGCACCGCCGCCACCGCCCAGACCAGCAGCAGCGGGACGAGGGTGTTGGTGGTGAAGTAGTCCTTCAGCAGCTCGCCGAGCCCGACGTCCTTGACCGTCTGCGCCAGCGAACCGCCCACGCCGGTGAGGATCAGGATCTGCCCGCTCTCGTGGAACCCGCGCTTGAACGCCGCTTCGGTCTGCTCCTTGGGCAGCTTCCAGCGGGCGATGGCCAGCGCGCCGACCAGGCCGATCAGCAGTGCGATGACCGGGTCGCCGAGGAAGTCGACGGCCGGGGAGCTGAGGCCCATCATCTCGGCGATCGCCCCGAACGCGATCAGCGCCAGCGCCAGCAGCAGCGGCGACAGCGACAGAGCCAGCGGCGGGAACCGGCGGTCCGCCGGGGGCTCGACGTCGGCGACCGGCAGCTCCTCGGTCTCGTCCAGCTTCGGGTTCCACAGGCCGCGCTTGGCCAGCGCGGTGAACAGCGCCAGCGTGGTGACGATGGTGAACACGGCGGTGACGAGGCCGAAGACGAACATCTTGCCGAACGGCAGGTTCAGCACGCCGGCCAGCGCGACCGCGCCCACGCCGGGCACCACGAACACCAGGCCGACCTCGATGCCCAGCGCCATCGCCGCGCACATCCGGGCCGCGCCGTGCGGGCCGATCTGCCGGGACAACCTGCTGGCCAGCGGCGCGGTGATCACCAGCAGCACGTCGGCGAAGATGGACTGCAGCACGGTGCCGACCGTGGAGCCGAAGGCGTAGGGGAGCGTCTTCGGGCCGAAGAGGCGCACCAGGCGCTCGACCAGCTGCTCGATCGCGCCCAGCGAGGCCATCAGCGAACCCAGCAGCACGCCGAAGGCGATGAGCAGTCCCACCTCGCCCATCAGGTCGCCGAACCCGGTGGTGATCGACTTGATCGTCTGCTCCGGCCCCAGGCCCGACACCAGGCCCAGGTAGATCGCACCGAGCACCAGCGCGATCGCCGGGCTGATCTTGACCCGGAGGATGAGCACCACGACACCGATGATGGTGATCGCGGTGTTGGCGAAGACAACGATGTCCGACATTCGAAGCATCCGATTCGTCGGGGCCGGCGCGGGGTCGGCTCCAGTTCTGCCGCGGGCAGCGCTTGTGCGCCGGGGAAGAGTTGTGCTCGACCGGCGGCGACGAAGACGGACCGGCACAGCATACACACGGCGGCGCGGCGATCAAGGCCGTCGCGGCAGGGCATCGCCGGTGCTTGTCGGTGGGGTGCGCGATGATGTCGGCATGGGTGTGGCCAGCAGCCGGTTCTTCCGGATCATCGAGGGACTCGCCGACGTCGAGCAGCGCGAGGGGCGGGACTACACGTCCTTCAGCGTGCGCGGCAAGGGCTTCGGCTACCACTGGCCGCGCACCAAGACGGTCGGGCTGAAGCAGACCCTGTCCGAGCAGATCGCCCTGGTCTCCGAGCGCCCCGAGGTGTTCGAGGTCCAGTTCACCGCGGGCGGCTACGGCTGGGTCGTGGTGCAGCTGCCGAAGATCGCCGCCGACGAGCTCGAAGAGCTGGTCTACGAGGCGTGGCGCCTCTCCGCGCCCGAAGAGCTCGTCGAGGCCAACCCCCTGCGCTGACCGTGCGCGGACGCAACTTCCCTTGAAATCGGATGCGCAAGTTCAATGGAAATCGGATGCCTGATTTCCATTGAAATTGCGCAGCAACCCGCCTGGCCGCGGCTGAGATCGCAGGCCGGGCGGGTTTTCCGCTGCCCGCAGCGAGTGGCGGTGCGTGGCCGTTCGACTTCTCGTCGTAGTCGGTGGGGGATTTCCCGGCGGGGAGCCGTGCGGTGGGTCTTGTGCGGGCGGATTCGGGCGGCTACGTTCGCTGCTTGTCAGTTTTGGGAAGGGTTTCCCAAATAGTGGCACAGCAGGGCTTGCGGAGGCGGACACCTCGTGGCCCACGGGCGCGCACATCGCCCTCCCACCGATCGCACGTGACAACAGGAGAGGACCCGATGACGTCCACGGGACACGGCCCGCTGACCGGAGTCCGGGTCGTCGAGCTGGGCAACTTCATCGCCGCGCCGACCGCGGGCCGCATCCTGGCCGAGTTCGGCGCCGACGTGATCAAGGTCGAGCGCCCGCGCACCGGCGACGAGCTGCGCAGCTGGCGGCTGCACGGCGGTGACGTGTCGCTGCTGTTCCGCGCCATGGCCCGGAACAAGCGCTCGATCACCCTGGACCTGCGCGCCGAGCGCGGGCAGGACATCGCGCGGCGGCTGATCGCGGGCGCCGACATCGTCCTGGAGAACTTCCGGCCCGGCACCCTGGAGAAGTGGGGCCTCGGTCCGGAGCAGATCCGCGCGGTCAACCCCGAAGCGGTGCTGGTGCGGATCTCCGGCTTCGGCCAGACCGGCCCGTACCGGGAGCGCCCGGGCTTCGGCGGTGTCGCCGAGGCGTTCGGCGGGGTGCGGCACCTGACCGGCTAC
This portion of the Saccharopolyspora antimicrobica genome encodes:
- a CDS encoding GntP family permease, with the protein product MSDIVVFANTAITIIGVVVLILRVKISPAIALVLGAIYLGLVSGLGPEQTIKSITTGFGDLMGEVGLLIAFGVLLGSLMASLGAIEQLVERLVRLFGPKTLPYAFGSTVGTVLQSIFADVLLVITAPLASRLSRQIGPHGAARMCAAMALGIEVGLVFVVPGVGAVALAGVLNLPFGKMFVFGLVTAVFTIVTTLALFTALAKRGLWNPKLDETEELPVADVEPPADRRFPPLALSLSPLLLALALIAFGAIAEMMGLSSPAVDFLGDPVIALLIGLVGALAIARWKLPKEQTEAAFKRGFHESGQILILTGVGGSLAQTVKDVGLGELLKDYFTTNTLVPLLLVWAVAAVLHIAVGSVVLASITAAGVLGPVMPMLGIDPVFVALAAGAGSLFVIHATSNTFWLLQTLLPQTTRGALKSVTLTVSAASVIAMIPIQLMAFLF
- a CDS encoding MmcQ/YjbR family DNA-binding protein; amino-acid sequence: MGVASSRFFRIIEGLADVEQREGRDYTSFSVRGKGFGYHWPRTKTVGLKQTLSEQIALVSERPEVFEVQFTAGGYGWVVVQLPKIAADELEELVYEAWRLSAPEELVEANPLR